In the genome of Kitasatospora cineracea, one region contains:
- a CDS encoding PP2C family protein-serine/threonine phosphatase: MAVSDDGERRPAEAAGRAACPGSRPLDVLLDRARESALPLVAPLVVEAVAGLGGREPVLLLQDYGQSVLVPLPGGGLAGGPPVPIPGSAAGEAFLRGAAVEVPQDDGVRVHLPLLDGGNEAGVLALTMDAVGDGDRSVLRRLAALVADLLITTNGYTDLLLRARRLEPMSVAAEIQWSLLPPLSMSAPRVAVAGILEPAYQVAGDSFDYALNDDVLHVATLDAMGHGLDAATMATVAVGAYRHARRAGVGLAESYAFMDRAVAEQFGPDHFVTAQMMRLDTATGHLQWVNAGHPKPLLIRGGAVVGQLESATTLPVGFGGGQPVVSERSLRHGDRVLCFTDGLVEERGASGEQFGEEQLIDWVDRIEGGGSGVRATVRALSHALKARRCGRTSDDATLFLIEWR, encoded by the coding sequence ATGGCGGTGAGCGACGACGGGGAGCGGCGGCCTGCGGAGGCGGCGGGACGGGCCGCGTGCCCCGGGAGCCGCCCGTTGGACGTCCTGCTCGACCGGGCGCGGGAGTCCGCGCTGCCGCTGGTCGCCCCGTTGGTGGTGGAGGCGGTGGCCGGGCTGGGCGGCCGGGAGCCGGTGCTGCTGCTGCAGGACTACGGTCAGTCGGTGCTGGTCCCGCTGCCCGGCGGGGGCCTGGCCGGGGGTCCGCCCGTACCGATCCCGGGCTCCGCGGCGGGTGAGGCGTTCCTGCGGGGCGCCGCGGTGGAGGTGCCGCAGGACGACGGGGTGCGGGTGCACCTGCCGCTGCTGGACGGCGGGAACGAGGCGGGGGTGCTGGCCCTCACCATGGACGCCGTCGGCGACGGCGACCGGTCGGTGCTGCGGCGGCTGGCGGCCCTGGTGGCGGACCTGCTGATCACCACGAACGGCTACACCGACCTGCTCCTCCGGGCTCGGCGGCTGGAGCCGATGAGCGTGGCCGCCGAGATCCAGTGGTCGCTGCTGCCGCCGCTGTCGATGTCCGCGCCCCGGGTCGCGGTGGCGGGCATCCTGGAGCCCGCCTACCAGGTGGCCGGCGACAGCTTCGACTACGCGCTCAACGACGACGTGCTGCACGTCGCCACCCTGGACGCGATGGGCCACGGCCTGGACGCGGCCACCATGGCGACGGTCGCCGTCGGCGCCTACCGGCACGCCCGCCGTGCAGGCGTCGGACTCGCCGAGAGCTACGCCTTCATGGACCGGGCCGTCGCCGAGCAGTTCGGCCCCGACCACTTCGTCACCGCGCAGATGATGCGGCTGGACACCGCCACCGGCCACCTCCAGTGGGTCAACGCGGGTCATCCGAAACCGCTGCTGATCCGGGGCGGCGCGGTCGTCGGACAGTTGGAGAGCGCCACCACCCTGCCGGTCGGGTTCGGCGGGGGGCAGCCGGTGGTCAGCGAGCGGAGCCTCCGGCACGGGGACCGGGTGCTGTGCTTCACCGACGGCCTGGTCGAGGAACGGGGGGCGAGCGGTGAGCAGTTCGGCGAGGAGCAGCTGATCGACTGGGTCGACCGCATCGAGGGCGGCGGCTCCGGTGTGCGGGCCACGGTGCGCGCCCTCTCGCACGCGCTGAAGGCCCGCCGGTGCGGGCGCACCAGCGACGACGCCACGCTGTTCCTGATCGAGTGGCGCTGA
- a CDS encoding DUF6131 family protein, with product MIILGVILLVIGFLAGIPVLWTIGIILAVVGLGLVIAGALGHEVAGRRHFW from the coding sequence ATGATCATTCTCGGAGTCATCCTCCTCGTCATCGGCTTCCTCGCCGGCATCCCGGTCCTGTGGACCATCGGCATCATCCTCGCCGTCGTCGGCCTCGGCCTGGTGATCGCGGGTGCGCTCGGCCACGAGGTCGCCGGACGCCGCCACTTCTGGTGA
- a CDS encoding DUF5994 family protein, producing MTTMFDRAAPAPSALESALRLSLAPHGFRPGRLDGAWWPRSRDLLLELPSLAAELDARWGRVTRITVNPAQWPVIPRRVPVTGHTVHAGWYTTEQDEHMIMVCSYAPRRLELLVVSPRTDSAGAVRLMAEAADPANTRTASELLAADAVGGGTR from the coding sequence ATGACCACGATGTTCGACCGTGCCGCACCGGCGCCCTCCGCCCTGGAATCCGCACTGCGGCTCTCCCTGGCCCCCCACGGGTTCCGGCCCGGCCGTCTGGACGGAGCCTGGTGGCCCCGTTCGCGCGACCTCCTCCTCGAACTCCCCTCCCTGGCCGCCGAGCTCGACGCGCGGTGGGGCCGGGTCACCCGGATCACCGTCAACCCCGCGCAGTGGCCCGTCATCCCCCGGCGCGTCCCGGTCACCGGGCACACCGTCCACGCGGGCTGGTACACCACCGAGCAGGACGAGCACATGATCATGGTGTGCTCGTACGCCCCGCGCCGACTGGAGTTGCTGGTCGTTTCGCCGCGGACGGACAGCGCCGGCGCCGTCCGGCTGATGGCCGAGGCCGCCGACCCGGCGAACACCAGGACCGCCAGCGAGTTGCTCGCCGCGGACGCCGTCGGCGGCGGGACGCGGTAG
- a CDS encoding vitamin K epoxide reductase family protein, translating to MLSLPAPPASNTLTLEKIRLLESPRCVPSCNINPILSHGSVMRAAQASAFGFPDPLIGVAAFAVVVTVGVVLLTGARLPRPGAGLSPPCTIQKLIAAGQATYLYSLMTPPSTWVRSSRCAARSVEGPGCSCTARSGNAPPRAGRPGDVGPLCVPATSPLRVRCRRQG from the coding sequence GTGCTCTCACTCCCTGCTCCGCCCGCCTCGAACACGTTGACGCTGGAGAAGATCCGGCTGTTGGAGAGCCCCCGTTGCGTGCCCAGCTGCAACATCAACCCGATCCTCAGTCACGGCTCAGTGATGCGCGCCGCCCAGGCGTCCGCGTTCGGCTTCCCCGACCCGCTGATCGGGGTCGCTGCGTTCGCCGTGGTGGTCACCGTCGGCGTCGTCCTGCTGACCGGGGCCCGGCTGCCGCGGCCCGGCGCTGGTCTGTCGCCGCCCTGTACCATTCAGAAACTCATCGCTGCTGGTCAAGCTACGTATCTGTACTCCTTGATGACGCCGCCGAGTACATGGGTACGGAGCAGTCGGTGTGCGGCCAGGTCGGTTGAGGGTCCCGGGTGCTCCTGTACGGCCAGGTCTGGGAACGCGCCGCCGCGAGCAGGGCGACCTGGGGACGTGGGACCGCTCTGCGTTCCTGCTACCAGCCCGCTCCGCGTCCGGTGCCGGCGACAGGGCTGA
- a CDS encoding transposase: MGTNSNMSKRYTAEFKRDAIALVRSSPHRNVTEIARELGVSPEGLRGWVKQDRTDRGEGPPGELTSPEREELARLRQQNLEQQKTIDILRKAAAYFAAETNR, translated from the coding sequence GTGGGAACGAACAGCAACATGAGTAAGCGGTACACGGCGGAGTTCAAGCGGGACGCGATCGCGCTCGTGCGCTCGTCTCCGCACCGCAACGTCACTGAGATCGCCCGGGAGCTGGGGGTCAGTCCGGAGGGGCTGCGGGGCTGGGTCAAGCAGGACCGCACCGACCGGGGCGAGGGCCCGCCCGGCGAGCTGACCAGCCCCGAGCGCGAGGAGCTCGCCCGCCTTCGCCAGCAAAACCTCGAGCAGCAGAAGACGATCGATATCCTGCGCAAGGCGGCCGCCTACTTCGCGGCCGAGACGAATCGGTGA
- a CDS encoding IS3 family transposase — MIRFRFVEDHHGAFGVKRICRALGIARSSFYAWRAGEQDRRARERAEDLLAAEISVIHLASRGAYGVPRVHAELRRQGRAVNRKKVERIMRERGIAGVTRRRRRGLTRQARRPVFAPDLVGRDFSAPRPGMRLVGDMTFLPTKEGWLYLATVIDLATRKVVGYAMADHHRAELPVAALRMAAGRGVLESGCIFHSDRGS; from the coding sequence GTGATCCGCTTCCGTTTCGTTGAGGACCACCACGGCGCCTTCGGCGTCAAGCGGATCTGCCGAGCGCTGGGCATCGCCCGCTCCTCCTTCTACGCCTGGCGGGCCGGCGAGCAGGACCGCCGCGCCCGCGAGCGGGCCGAGGACCTCCTCGCCGCGGAGATCTCGGTGATCCACCTGGCCTCCCGAGGCGCCTACGGCGTCCCGCGCGTTCATGCGGAACTCCGTCGCCAGGGTCGGGCTGTGAACCGGAAGAAGGTGGAGCGGATCATGCGTGAGCGCGGCATCGCCGGCGTCACCCGCCGCCGGCGCCGCGGTCTGACCCGCCAGGCCCGCAGGCCGGTTTTCGCCCCGGACCTGGTCGGGCGCGACTTCAGCGCACCGCGCCCGGGGATGCGGCTGGTCGGCGACATGACCTTCCTGCCGACCAAGGAGGGCTGGCTCTACCTGGCCACCGTGATCGACCTGGCCACCCGCAAGGTGGTCGGCTACGCGATGGCCGACCACCACCGCGCCGAACTGCCGGTGGCCGCGCTGCGAATGGCGGCCGGCCGAGGCGTCTTGGAGAGCGGCTGCATCTTCCACTCGGATCGCGGCAGCTAA
- a CDS encoding integrase core domain-containing protein, with amino-acid sequence MNLRQSMGRVGSCYDNAISESFFAVLKEEIGTRVWPDRTTARSEVFAFVEVFYNRRRLRKHPEWGYLTPLEIRQRHRQGHTLAA; translated from the coding sequence TTGAACCTGCGGCAGTCGATGGGGAGAGTCGGCTCCTGTTACGATAACGCCATTTCCGAGAGCTTCTTCGCTGTCTTGAAGGAGGAGATCGGCACCCGAGTTTGGCCCGACCGCACCACTGCCCGATCGGAAGTCTTCGCCTTCGTCGAGGTCTTCTACAACCGCAGGCGCCTACGCAAGCACCCCGAATGGGGCTACCTCACGCCACTCGAGATCCGCCAGCGGCACCGGCAAGGTCACACCCTCGCGGCGTAG
- a CDS encoding zinc-ribbon domain-containing protein, with the protein MAALTAPSYAEDPHHMRCRYCGRLSAERLGDIAFGCRCGANPSRAKQTSHAPGEKRRELLKNSGLPVLGWWHHEANGTAQWETATVTAVREVAWRCPDCGLRFTARVSHMLHARQCPACEPRHRAERDATLERLRITPVAELPELLEAWADDEDPRTVFVAGDGGLRRFRCPRGHHPWVSPLRYLHSGCPSCRSLKTSADRQEAEAASGVPFRLSPEIAAQWHPTLNGRLSLAKISHGSRRTVWWQDPGCGHAWQDTPAERQKGQRLRCPVCHTILDSLAFHFPRPAAEWSPVNQVSPWHVRPTAQTLFVPAWVCSSDPEHTWQAPLASRSNGSGCPECRERGKSQVKLAHHAAAQHVFGTATSGLTVRHKAFAPRSY; encoded by the coding sequence TTGGCTGCGCTGACCGCGCCCTCGTACGCGGAGGATCCGCACCACATGCGCTGCCGGTACTGCGGGCGGCTGAGCGCGGAGCGACTGGGGGACATCGCGTTCGGCTGCCGCTGCGGGGCCAATCCGAGCCGGGCCAAGCAGACTTCCCACGCTCCTGGCGAGAAGCGGCGGGAGTTGCTCAAGAACTCGGGACTGCCGGTCCTCGGCTGGTGGCACCACGAGGCCAACGGCACCGCACAGTGGGAGACCGCCACCGTCACCGCCGTGCGGGAGGTCGCCTGGCGTTGCCCCGACTGCGGCCTGCGCTTCACGGCACGGGTCAGCCACATGCTCCACGCCCGGCAGTGCCCTGCGTGCGAACCGCGGCACCGCGCCGAGCGGGACGCCACACTCGAACGCCTGCGGATCACCCCGGTTGCCGAACTTCCCGAACTCCTGGAGGCATGGGCCGATGACGAGGATCCCCGCACCGTGTTCGTGGCCGGCGACGGCGGGTTGCGCCGCTTCCGCTGCCCGCGCGGCCATCACCCGTGGGTGTCTCCGCTCCGCTACCTGCACTCGGGCTGCCCCTCCTGCCGGAGCCTGAAGACTTCCGCGGACCGGCAGGAGGCCGAAGCCGCCTCCGGGGTCCCGTTCCGGCTGAGCCCGGAGATCGCCGCCCAGTGGCACCCGACCCTCAACGGCCGTCTCAGTCTGGCCAAGATCTCCCACGGATCACGCAGAACCGTGTGGTGGCAGGACCCCGGTTGCGGCCATGCGTGGCAGGACACACCGGCGGAACGCCAGAAGGGACAGCGACTGCGCTGCCCGGTGTGCCATACGATCCTCGACTCCCTCGCCTTCCATTTCCCCCGTCCGGCCGCCGAATGGTCACCTGTCAACCAGGTCTCCCCCTGGCACGTCCGCCCGACCGCACAGACCTTGTTCGTCCCGGCCTGGGTCTGCTCCAGCGACCCTGAACACACATGGCAGGCGCCCCTGGCCTCCCGTTCGAACGGCAGCGGTTGCCCCGAATGCCGGGAACGTGGCAAGTCGCAGGTGAAACTGGCGCATCACGCGGCCGCGCAGCACGTCTTCGGCACCGCTACGTCCGGACTGACGGTCCGGCACAAAGCCTTCGCCCCGCGCAGCTACTGA
- a CDS encoding DUF6408 family protein — MTSVECKPAHRGRIREILIDIAVGVVSNVLVTALSSVAHLLF, encoded by the coding sequence ATGACCTCGGTCGAGTGCAAGCCCGCGCATCGTGGAAGGATCCGCGAGATCCTGATCGACATCGCTGTCGGAGTCGTCTCCAACGTTCTGGTGACGGCGCTGTCCTCGGTGGCGCACCTGCTCTTCTGA
- a CDS encoding DUF2075 domain-containing protein, with protein MLLLNLSAQDLLTLNSRRRMVPHLAERWRKFREHEASETERSAWAESLICLAKDLVAADRGNVQMVVECAVTVDEDLKGGRPRLVDVVLVGRHPTEDQPSVQLVELKRWSTVTRVERAVADLIYVEGLAKPKKHPARQLEEYYRAFISEKGPFSGDIECGGFAYLHNATEESVRPLIDVDAPMGAWARVYTGDRHRQLLTDLQNHFAADGGAAQAEQLLRGIGVRNTPLLDAMMWSRGTDTVFTLRGRQKKAADQILEAAAKVLPSPQQPALVPDERQLVFLVTGGAGTGKSAIGLQIKAELEADGRTVNYASGSRAFNAAMQEHVGVGDREFKETFTYFSNYVSTPEPLIDVLICDEAHRLRDRSTNQYWPPEKQGTRPQVDELLDASRLTVFFLDEGQVVRPNEVGTVDLIREAAERRGARVVQCGLREQFRCGGSDAYVRWVHALLGLSGDLPEQWTPDGLMHVEVVDTPEALEEIILGEASAGASARMVAGYCWPWTEPLGKEKRLEPDVRIGDWHRPWNAKSDTFCAHGAPPSSRWSVHKKGIGQIGCVYTAQGLEWDWCGVIMGDDMVRRDGRWVFRRGKETGKSAEGVKRVRVPGSLDPKVKAGSVSDEEFARLIRHAYHVLMTRASRAAVLYSTDEETREYLKGLVGETQIHGLRPTRESLPKHLARPKMGRKKRKDDLRLF; from the coding sequence ATGCTCCTGCTGAACCTGTCGGCGCAGGATTTGCTCACTCTTAACTCGCGTCGCCGGATGGTGCCGCACCTTGCCGAGCGGTGGCGGAAGTTCCGAGAGCACGAGGCTTCAGAGACGGAGCGATCCGCGTGGGCGGAGAGCCTCATCTGCCTGGCGAAGGATCTGGTCGCCGCTGACCGGGGCAACGTGCAGATGGTCGTCGAATGTGCCGTGACTGTTGACGAGGACCTCAAGGGGGGAAGACCCAGGCTCGTGGACGTTGTTCTGGTGGGCCGCCACCCGACCGAGGACCAGCCGTCAGTCCAGTTGGTGGAGCTGAAGCGCTGGTCGACGGTGACCAGAGTCGAGAGGGCCGTCGCGGACCTGATCTACGTGGAGGGCCTGGCGAAGCCCAAGAAGCATCCTGCACGGCAACTGGAGGAGTACTACCGGGCCTTCATCAGTGAGAAGGGCCCCTTCTCCGGCGACATCGAGTGCGGCGGTTTCGCTTACCTGCACAACGCCACCGAGGAATCGGTGCGTCCGCTGATCGACGTGGATGCGCCGATGGGTGCCTGGGCCCGGGTGTACACCGGGGACAGGCACCGACAGTTGCTGACCGACCTGCAGAACCACTTCGCCGCTGACGGCGGCGCAGCCCAGGCCGAACAACTGCTGCGCGGCATCGGCGTGCGCAACACACCTTTGCTCGACGCGATGATGTGGTCCCGGGGGACGGACACCGTCTTCACCCTGCGCGGGCGGCAGAAGAAGGCGGCCGATCAGATCCTGGAGGCTGCCGCCAAGGTGCTGCCGTCCCCGCAGCAGCCCGCGCTGGTTCCGGACGAGCGGCAACTGGTCTTCCTGGTGACCGGCGGCGCGGGCACCGGCAAGAGCGCCATCGGCCTGCAGATCAAGGCGGAACTGGAGGCCGATGGCCGGACCGTCAACTACGCCAGCGGGAGCCGGGCCTTCAATGCCGCGATGCAAGAACACGTCGGTGTCGGGGACCGAGAGTTCAAGGAGACCTTCACCTACTTCTCCAATTACGTCTCGACGCCCGAACCGCTGATCGACGTGCTGATCTGCGACGAGGCGCACCGACTCCGTGACCGCTCGACGAACCAGTACTGGCCGCCGGAGAAACAGGGAACGCGGCCGCAGGTGGACGAACTCCTCGATGCGTCCCGTCTGACGGTCTTCTTCCTCGACGAAGGCCAGGTCGTCCGTCCCAACGAGGTCGGTACGGTCGATCTGATCCGGGAGGCGGCCGAGCGGCGCGGAGCCCGAGTGGTGCAGTGCGGGCTCCGCGAACAGTTCCGGTGCGGTGGCAGTGACGCCTACGTCCGCTGGGTACACGCTCTGCTCGGCTTGTCGGGTGACCTGCCCGAGCAGTGGACGCCGGACGGATTGATGCATGTCGAGGTGGTGGACACGCCGGAAGCGCTCGAGGAGATCATCCTCGGTGAGGCGAGCGCCGGGGCATCCGCGCGCATGGTGGCCGGCTACTGCTGGCCCTGGACCGAGCCTTTGGGCAAGGAGAAGCGGCTGGAGCCCGACGTCAGGATCGGCGACTGGCACCGGCCGTGGAACGCGAAGAGCGACACCTTCTGTGCGCACGGAGCCCCGCCCAGCAGCAGGTGGTCGGTACACAAGAAGGGCATCGGCCAGATCGGGTGCGTGTACACCGCGCAGGGCCTCGAATGGGACTGGTGTGGAGTGATTATGGGCGATGACATGGTGCGCCGAGACGGCCGGTGGGTGTTTCGCCGGGGCAAGGAGACGGGGAAGTCGGCGGAGGGTGTGAAGCGGGTGCGCGTTCCCGGGTCCTTGGATCCGAAGGTCAAGGCGGGGAGCGTCAGCGACGAGGAGTTCGCCCGGCTGATTCGGCACGCCTACCACGTGCTGATGACGCGGGCGAGCCGGGCGGCAGTGCTCTACTCCACCGACGAGGAGACCCGGGAGTACCTCAAGGGCCTCGTCGGGGAAACCCAGATCCACGGGTTGCGACCGACCAGGGAGAGTCTGCCGAAGCACCTCGCCCGTCCGAAGATGGGACGGAAGAAGCGCAAGGACGACCTTCGGCTGTTCTGA
- a CDS encoding DUF2075 domain-containing protein has translation MLFRDSVSAVAAERLAGSLFVRLVDQFVHQHGHRPGPSEVRSWEMSIPELTNALLDAGLGAVEVLLEYSLPLNSKRADAVLAGVHPVTGEPSYVVVELKQWSSALPEDGEPLLCRVDAYTRPVLNPIEQVRGYCDYLISFNGALAEHPERVSGVAFLHNATEFGVQGLYEVPQDERGRLFTAERRGEFVEYLRSKLKPASGARAADLLLAGKVAPSKQLMAVAADEVREREQFVLLDEQRVAYELVLRAVRRAQQSDHKQVVVITGGPGTGKSVIALSLLGDLYRRGVSALHATGSSSFTTTMRRVAGARKRQVQELFKYFNSFMTAERNGLNVLICDEAHRIRETSANRYTRAIERTGKPQIEELIDAARVPVFLLDEHQVVRPGEMGTVAQIRAAAAVKGLECEVVELDSQFRCGGSDAYLRWVVRLLGLESGGPVGWEPDGKVVLEVVDTPEELETFLEARRAEGYGARMSAGYCWKWTTKVAPGDPLPLDVRIGDWARPWNVYGDRSIAGAPPAALWATDLAGFGQVGCVYTAQGFEYDWSGVILGPDLVWRTDHWHIDRTASKDPVFRKSTSDADIDRLIRNTYKVLLTRGMIGTVVYSTDPETRAKLRELVRPQTAQTAHQKTDATV, from the coding sequence TTGCTGTTCCGCGACTCCGTGTCCGCGGTCGCCGCCGAGAGGCTGGCCGGATCCCTGTTCGTGCGTCTCGTCGACCAGTTCGTCCACCAGCACGGCCACCGGCCCGGCCCGTCCGAGGTGCGCTCCTGGGAGATGAGCATCCCCGAGCTGACCAACGCCCTCCTGGACGCCGGACTCGGCGCGGTGGAGGTACTCCTCGAGTACTCCCTCCCGCTGAACAGCAAGCGGGCCGACGCCGTGCTCGCCGGCGTCCATCCGGTCACGGGCGAGCCCTCGTACGTGGTGGTCGAGCTCAAGCAGTGGAGCAGCGCGCTGCCGGAGGACGGCGAGCCGCTGCTGTGCCGCGTCGACGCCTACACCCGGCCGGTGCTGAACCCGATCGAGCAGGTCCGCGGCTACTGCGACTACCTCATCTCCTTCAACGGGGCACTCGCCGAGCACCCCGAGCGGGTATCCGGGGTGGCCTTCCTGCACAACGCGACGGAGTTCGGCGTCCAGGGCCTGTACGAGGTGCCGCAGGACGAGCGCGGTCGGCTCTTCACCGCCGAGCGGCGCGGGGAGTTCGTGGAGTACCTGCGCTCGAAGCTGAAGCCGGCCTCCGGCGCCCGGGCGGCGGACCTGCTGCTCGCGGGCAAGGTCGCCCCGTCCAAGCAGTTGATGGCGGTGGCCGCGGACGAGGTGCGCGAGCGTGAGCAGTTCGTCCTGCTGGACGAGCAGCGGGTGGCCTACGAGCTGGTGCTGCGCGCGGTGCGCCGGGCGCAGCAGTCCGACCACAAGCAGGTGGTGGTCATCACGGGCGGTCCGGGCACGGGGAAGAGCGTGATCGCGCTGTCCCTGCTGGGCGATCTGTACCGACGTGGCGTGAGCGCTCTCCACGCGACCGGGTCCAGCTCGTTCACCACCACGATGCGCCGGGTCGCCGGGGCGCGGAAGCGCCAAGTCCAGGAGCTGTTCAAGTACTTCAACAGCTTCATGACCGCCGAGCGCAACGGGTTGAACGTGCTGATCTGCGACGAGGCGCACCGGATCCGCGAGACCTCGGCGAACCGGTACACCCGGGCCATCGAGCGCACCGGAAAGCCGCAGATCGAGGAGCTGATCGACGCCGCCCGGGTGCCGGTGTTCCTGCTGGACGAGCACCAGGTGGTCCGGCCGGGCGAGATGGGCACGGTGGCGCAGATCAGGGCGGCCGCCGCGGTGAAGGGCTTGGAGTGCGAGGTGGTCGAGTTGGACAGCCAGTTCCGCTGCGGCGGCAGCGACGCCTACCTGCGCTGGGTGGTGCGCCTGCTGGGCCTGGAGTCCGGCGGCCCCGTCGGCTGGGAGCCCGACGGCAAGGTCGTCCTCGAAGTCGTGGACACTCCCGAGGAGTTGGAGACGTTCCTGGAGGCCCGGCGCGCGGAGGGCTACGGCGCCCGGATGTCGGCCGGGTACTGCTGGAAATGGACCACCAAGGTCGCCCCGGGTGATCCGCTCCCGCTCGACGTGCGGATCGGTGACTGGGCCCGCCCGTGGAACGTCTACGGCGACCGCTCGATCGCCGGTGCGCCTCCGGCCGCGCTGTGGGCCACCGACCTGGCCGGCTTCGGTCAGGTCGGCTGCGTGTACACCGCCCAGGGCTTCGAGTACGACTGGAGCGGCGTCATCCTCGGGCCCGACCTCGTCTGGCGCACCGACCACTGGCACATCGACCGGACCGCCTCCAAGGACCCGGTCTTCCGCAAGTCCACCAGCGACGCCGACATCGACCGCCTGATCCGCAACACCTACAAGGTGCTGCTGACCCGCGGCATGATCGGCACCGTCGTGTACTCCACGGACCCGGAGACCCGCGCCAAGCTGCGCGAACTGGTGCGCCCGCAAACGGCTCAGACAGCTCACCAGAAGACTGATGCGACTGTCTGA
- a CDS encoding GmrSD restriction endonuclease domain-containing protein has product MALDSPKLKDVLADVASGTLQLPDFQREWKWDDDRIRAIIATVTLDYPLGVVMTLETGGHSPFRARTLTGASLVEDKVPSLLLLDGQQRLTSLFQALYLDAPVETVDARGKAIKRWYYVDIAKAVGSSADRDEAIVSVPENKVLRTDFARTVVLDLQTTENECAAGLFPLHFVFDAKRVNTWQKAFVKADEDRNWDLWSQFEQRVLDQVRSFQVPMIRLAASTSMDAVCAVFERVNTGGVPLNVFELLTATYAGDRAYTEKSGGDYYQLPVIWQTIKQDLATRFPVFGRLDQGLEDGLSSSDFLQAVALVRTWERKQSRPGTAVSCKRRDLLELPLADFDRLAPLLAKAFNWVGDFLQQQCIVRGTDLPYRTQLVPLAAVRAILGAETEGLAAEEMITQWYWCGVLGEMYGGSTETRFTRDVEQLIAWIRGAGDVPDTIADSYFFAERLDTLTTRNSAAYKGIYALLIKQGAVDWHFTGAPLSPKRLDEHSVYVRQIFPKGWVSKTRGQTYPTNSIVNKTPLSYRASQAMTGPPATYLPSLVAASDMRPEWFDDVIATHLIDPDALRNNDYERFYIDRSKQLVDLVQTAMGKRTALRGLVDGDGPR; this is encoded by the coding sequence GTGGCGCTCGACAGTCCGAAGCTCAAGGACGTCCTCGCGGACGTCGCCTCAGGCACGCTGCAACTTCCCGACTTCCAGCGTGAGTGGAAGTGGGACGACGACCGGATCCGAGCCATCATCGCCACGGTGACGCTCGACTATCCGCTCGGCGTCGTCATGACGCTCGAGACCGGCGGCCACTCCCCGTTCCGGGCCCGCACGCTCACTGGTGCCAGCTTGGTCGAGGACAAGGTACCGAGCCTTCTGCTGCTTGACGGCCAACAGCGACTCACCTCGCTCTTCCAGGCCCTGTACCTCGACGCGCCGGTCGAGACGGTCGACGCGCGAGGCAAGGCGATCAAGCGCTGGTACTACGTCGATATCGCCAAGGCTGTCGGGTCCTCCGCGGACCGGGACGAGGCGATCGTCTCCGTGCCCGAGAACAAGGTTCTGCGCACCGACTTCGCCCGCACGGTCGTCCTGGACCTTCAGACCACCGAGAACGAGTGTGCCGCCGGTCTCTTCCCGTTGCACTTCGTCTTCGACGCCAAGCGCGTGAACACCTGGCAGAAGGCATTCGTCAAGGCGGACGAGGACCGGAACTGGGATCTGTGGAGCCAGTTCGAGCAGCGGGTGCTGGACCAGGTACGGTCCTTCCAGGTACCGATGATCCGGCTGGCCGCGTCGACCTCGATGGACGCTGTCTGCGCAGTATTCGAGCGGGTCAACACAGGCGGCGTCCCGCTGAACGTTTTCGAGCTGCTCACCGCCACCTATGCCGGGGACCGGGCCTACACCGAGAAGAGCGGAGGAGACTACTACCAGCTCCCCGTCATCTGGCAGACCATCAAGCAGGACCTGGCCACCCGGTTCCCGGTGTTCGGCCGGCTGGACCAAGGCCTCGAGGACGGCCTGAGCAGCAGCGACTTCTTGCAGGCCGTCGCCCTGGTACGCACCTGGGAACGCAAGCAGTCGCGGCCAGGCACCGCGGTCTCGTGCAAGCGGCGCGACCTCCTCGAGCTTCCGCTCGCCGACTTCGACCGGCTCGCCCCCCTGCTGGCGAAGGCGTTCAACTGGGTCGGAGATTTCCTGCAGCAGCAGTGCATCGTGCGCGGGACCGACCTGCCCTACCGGACTCAGCTCGTCCCGCTCGCCGCAGTCCGTGCCATCCTCGGCGCAGAGACCGAGGGCCTCGCGGCCGAGGAGATGATCACCCAGTGGTACTGGTGCGGGGTACTGGGCGAGATGTACGGCGGATCCACGGAAACCCGCTTCACCCGTGACGTCGAACAGCTCATTGCCTGGATCCGCGGGGCGGGGGACGTCCCCGACACGATCGCCGACTCCTATTTCTTCGCGGAGCGACTGGACACACTCACCACCCGCAACAGTGCCGCCTACAAGGGGATCTATGCCCTGCTGATCAAGCAGGGGGCAGTGGACTGGCACTTCACGGGTGCTCCACTCAGCCCCAAGCGGTTGGACGAGCACAGCGTTTACGTCCGGCAGATCTTTCCCAAGGGGTGGGTCAGCAAGACTCGCGGGCAGACGTACCCGACCAACTCGATCGTGAACAAGACGCCGCTCTCGTACCGCGCCTCCCAAGCGATGACGGGGCCGCCTGCCACCTATCTGCCCTCGCTGGTCGCGGCGTCGGACATGCGGCCGGAGTGGTTCGACGACGTGATCGCCACCCACCTCATCGACCCGGACGCATTGCGCAACAACGACTACGAGCGCTTCTACATCGACCGTTCCAAGCAATTGGTGGACCTGGTCCAGACAGCCATGGGCAAGCGGACCGCGCTCCGCGGGCTGGTCGACGGTGACGGCCCGCGATGA